From the Longimicrobium sp. genome, the window TCAAGCGATGGGGTGCTGCGCGCGTGGTGGGCGTCGACATCTCACCGCAGATGATCGCGCTGGCGTATCAGGAGGAAGAGGCTCGGCCTCTCCACATCGGGTACCTCGTCTCAGATCCAGCGACGCTGTTTCCCCTCGGCCCCTTCGACCGCGTCACGGCCGCCTACCTCCTGCACCATGCGGAAAGCCGCGAGCGGCTGCACAGGATGGCGCAGACCGTCTACGACAACCTCGAGCCGGGCCAGCACTTCGTGGGGAGCATCGCCAATCCGCTCCGGCCGCCCGAGCCCGTCGTCGACCACCGCAAGTACGGCTTCAGCTTTCGCCTCCTGGACGAGACGCTGCGCGAAGGAGCCAACCTCCGCGGCACGCTGTTCCTCGGCGAGAAGACGGTGGAGTTCGACTTCTTCTGGTGGCCCTGGAGAGTGTACGAGGAGGCATTCCGAACCGCGGGTTTCCGCACATGCCGGATCGAGCCTTTCCTCGCCCCTCCGGATTCGGTACACAAGCGCGGCGAGCAATTCTGGGACGACTACCTCAACGCACCCTCGGCGGTGCACGTCATCTGCGAGAAGTAACGGCGACGAGTCAGCCGCGCTGTCCAGCGTGGGCTGAGGGAGCTGGAGAAACGGTATCGGGCACTGGTGCAGTTCGCCGGGGCATCACCAGCGGGAAAAACGCGGGACCG encodes:
- a CDS encoding class I SAM-dependent methyltransferase, producing MSADESDEERVTQYDNIALDYQKISAAVPLREAEWYSLRRRLGDLTGLSVLDLACGDGMGTRLIKRWGAARVVGVDISPQMIALAYQEEEARPLHIGYLVSDPATLFPLGPFDRVTAAYLLHHAESRERLHRMAQTVYDNLEPGQHFVGSIANPLRPPEPVVDHRKYGFSFRLLDETLREGANLRGTLFLGEKTVEFDFFWWPWRVYEEAFRTAGFRTCRIEPFLAPPDSVHKRGEQFWDDYLNAPSAVHVICEK